One stretch of Euphorbia lathyris chromosome 7, ddEupLath1.1, whole genome shotgun sequence DNA includes these proteins:
- the LOC136201040 gene encoding F-box protein SKIP1-like — MKNGETETMAGSAIGSDWSELIQECLINIFSRLTLEQRWRGPMLVCKSWLSACKEPSLNTAFDLDYRFNSIRESSDWWIPDFEMKIDSMLRSVVDWSGAFITEIRTRHCSDHSVNLVAERCPNLLVLSIRSCPNVTDASMFQIAFKCTKLREIDISYCYKISREALVMIGRNCPNLKVLKRNLLNWLDPSQIVGIVPDEYLNAFPQDGDEEAAAIAEFMPNLNRLELRFSTLTRKGLSSICEACLNIEYFDLAGCANLASREIANAASSLKNLKDMKKSNYYIPRSVMHTERYGHWRLFDERFQNDVIRI, encoded by the exons ATGAAGAACGGTGAAACTGAAACAATGGCCGGGTCAGCAATCGGCAGCGATTGGTCTGAACTGATTCAGGAGTGCCTGATCAACATCTTCTCGAGACTCACTTTAGAGCAACGATGGCGAGGACCGATGTTAGTGTGCAAATCGTGGCTCAGTGCCTGCAAAGAGCCATCACTCAACACGGCTTTTGATCTCGACTATCGGTTCAATTCAATAAGAGAATCATCTGACTGGTGGATTCCTGATTTCGAGATGAAGATCGATTCCATGCTCCGGTCCGTCGTCGATTGGAGCGGCGCCTTTATCACGGAGATTCGCACTAGACACTGCTCCGATCACTCTGTCAATTTAGTTGCGGAAAG GTGCCCAAATCTTCTTGTTCTTTCAATCAGGAGCTGCCCAAATGTTACTGATGCTTCTATGTTTCAGATCGCCTTTAAATGCACAAAGCTTAGGGAAATAGACATAAGTTATTGCTATAAAATATCTCGTGAAGCTCTGGTGATGATAGGGAGGAATTGCCCTAATCTTAAAGTTCTAAAGAGAAATTTACTGAACTGGTTAGATCCTTCTCAAATTGTGGGAATTGTTCCTGATGAGTATCTGAATGCTTTCCCTCAAGATGGGGATGAAGAGGCAGCTGCAATTGCCGAATTTATGCCCAATCTGAACCGTCTTGAACTTCGATTCTCCACATTAACAAGGAAGGGGCTTTCCTCAATTTGTGAAGCATGTTTGAACATTGAGTACTTTGATCTGGCCGGATGTGCAAATTTGGCAAGTAGGGAAATTGCCAATGCTGCATCCAGTTTAAAGAATTTGAAAGATATGAAAAAGTCAAATTACTACATCCCTAGATCTGTAATGCATACTGAAAGGTATGGTCATTGGAGGCTGTTTGATGAGCGATTTCAGAATGATGTTATTCGAATTTGA